The Coffea eugenioides isolate CCC68of chromosome 8, Ceug_1.0, whole genome shotgun sequence genome has a segment encoding these proteins:
- the LOC113780937 gene encoding uncharacterized protein LOC113780937 isoform X1, whose translation MATLRCLLSKTTPKTLTQILSSCRFSHSSVHHSTSPPYYSLLRSLQSLFSREFHSYSNSDFRSFSSASDYVIQDTDSSVATALNLDNRVPATVITGFLGSGKTTLLNHILTSNHGKRIAVIENEFGEVDIDGSLVASHSSSNEDIIMVNNGCLCCTVRGDLVKMLLELVKTKRDKFDHIVIETTGLAKPGPVIETFCTDELVSRYVKLDGVVTLVDSKHVIQHLDEVKPRFVVNEAVEQVAYADRIILNKIDLVTGADLEVLMKRIKHINGMAQIKKAKFGLVDMDFVLGVGGYDLDRIDSEVESGEHHKGHGHHHDHVHDSAVSSVSIVSEGTLDLDEVDDWLERLLEEKGDDLYRMKGVLSVTGSEERYVFQGVHSTLDGCPGKTWGPGEKRVNKLVFIGRNLDETALRKGFKGCLVSESE comes from the exons ATGGCTACTCTCAGATGCCTGCTCTCCAAAACGACACCCAAAACCCTCACTCAAATTCTTTCCTCATGTCGTTTCTCTCACTCCTCTGTTCACCATAGCACTAGTCCTCCATATTATTCCCTGCTCAGAAGTCTCCAGTCCTTATTTTCCAGGGAATTCCATTCTTATTCCAATTCCGATTTTAGAAGCTTTTCGTCTGCATCTGATTATGTAATTCAGGACACTGATTCTTCCGTTGCCACTGCATTAAACCTCGATAACCGGGTTCCGGCCACCGTCATCACTGGCTTTCTTGGCTCCGGCAAG ACTACTCTGTTAAATCATATATTGACATCTAATCATGGTAAGAGAATTGCTGTGATAGAAAATGAG TTTGGTGAGGTGGACATTGATGGTTCGTTAGTTGCTAGCCATTCCTCCTCAAATGAGGACATTATCATGGTTAATAATGGTTGTCTATGTTGTACTGTTAGAGGAGATCTTGTTAAAATGCTTCTGGAGTTGGTTAAGACGAAGCGAGACAAATTTGATCATATTGTTATAGAAACAACAG gtCTTGCAAAACCTGGTCCTGTCATTGAAACATTTTGTACTGATGAGTTGGTTTCACGTTATGTGAAACTTGATGGAGTAGTTACTTTAGTTGACTCCAAGCATGTCATTCAACATCTGGATGAGGTAAAACCAAGATTCGTGGTTAATGAAGCTGTGGAACAAGTTGCTTATGCGGATCGTATTATCTTGAATAAg ATAGATTTGGTAACGGGGGCTGACCTGGAGGTCTTGATGAAAAGAATTAAG CACATCAACGGGATGGCTCAAATAAAGAAAGCTAAATTTGGATTGGTGGATATGGACTTTGTTTTAGGAGTAGGAGGCTATGATCTTGACAG GATTGACTCAGAAGTTGAATCAGGTG AGCATCACAAGGGACATGGACATCATCATGACCATGTACATGATTCTGCCGTCTCCAGTGTTAGTATCGTTTCTGAGGGAACCTTAGACCTAGAtgag GTTGATGACTGGCTTGAAAGATTACTTGAAGAAAAAGGAGATGACCTGTACAGGATGAAAGGAGTTCTTTCTGTGACCGGTTCGGAAGAGCGTTATGTTTTCCAG GGAGTACATTCTACATTGGATGGCTGCCCCGGAAAGACATGGGGACCAGGTGAGAAAAGGGTTAACAAGCTTGTATTTATCGGAAGAAACTTGGATGAAACTGCCCTAAGGAAAGGATTCAAGGGCTGTTTAGTGTCAGAATCTGAATAG
- the LOC113780937 gene encoding uncharacterized protein LOC113780937 isoform X2 — MATLRCLLSKTTPKTLTQILSSCRFSHSSVHHSTSPPYYSLLRSLQSLFSREFHSYSNSDFRSFSSASDYVIQDTDSSVATALNLDNRVPATVITGFLGSGKTTLLNHILTSNHGKRIAVIENEFGEVDIDGSLVASHSSSNEDIIMVNNGCLCCTVRGDLVKMLLELVKTKRDKFDHIVIETTGLAKPGPVIETFCTDELVSRYVKLDGVVTLVDSKHVIQHLDEVKPRFVVNEAVEQVAYADRIILNKIDLVTGADLEVLMKRIKHINGMAQIKKAKFGLVDMDFVLGVGGYDLDRIDSEVESEHHKGHGHHHDHVHDSAVSSVSIVSEGTLDLDEVDDWLERLLEEKGDDLYRMKGVLSVTGSEERYVFQGVHSTLDGCPGKTWGPGEKRVNKLVFIGRNLDETALRKGFKGCLVSESE; from the exons ATGGCTACTCTCAGATGCCTGCTCTCCAAAACGACACCCAAAACCCTCACTCAAATTCTTTCCTCATGTCGTTTCTCTCACTCCTCTGTTCACCATAGCACTAGTCCTCCATATTATTCCCTGCTCAGAAGTCTCCAGTCCTTATTTTCCAGGGAATTCCATTCTTATTCCAATTCCGATTTTAGAAGCTTTTCGTCTGCATCTGATTATGTAATTCAGGACACTGATTCTTCCGTTGCCACTGCATTAAACCTCGATAACCGGGTTCCGGCCACCGTCATCACTGGCTTTCTTGGCTCCGGCAAG ACTACTCTGTTAAATCATATATTGACATCTAATCATGGTAAGAGAATTGCTGTGATAGAAAATGAG TTTGGTGAGGTGGACATTGATGGTTCGTTAGTTGCTAGCCATTCCTCCTCAAATGAGGACATTATCATGGTTAATAATGGTTGTCTATGTTGTACTGTTAGAGGAGATCTTGTTAAAATGCTTCTGGAGTTGGTTAAGACGAAGCGAGACAAATTTGATCATATTGTTATAGAAACAACAG gtCTTGCAAAACCTGGTCCTGTCATTGAAACATTTTGTACTGATGAGTTGGTTTCACGTTATGTGAAACTTGATGGAGTAGTTACTTTAGTTGACTCCAAGCATGTCATTCAACATCTGGATGAGGTAAAACCAAGATTCGTGGTTAATGAAGCTGTGGAACAAGTTGCTTATGCGGATCGTATTATCTTGAATAAg ATAGATTTGGTAACGGGGGCTGACCTGGAGGTCTTGATGAAAAGAATTAAG CACATCAACGGGATGGCTCAAATAAAGAAAGCTAAATTTGGATTGGTGGATATGGACTTTGTTTTAGGAGTAGGAGGCTATGATCTTGACAG GATTGACTCAGAAGTTGAATCAG AGCATCACAAGGGACATGGACATCATCATGACCATGTACATGATTCTGCCGTCTCCAGTGTTAGTATCGTTTCTGAGGGAACCTTAGACCTAGAtgag GTTGATGACTGGCTTGAAAGATTACTTGAAGAAAAAGGAGATGACCTGTACAGGATGAAAGGAGTTCTTTCTGTGACCGGTTCGGAAGAGCGTTATGTTTTCCAG GGAGTACATTCTACATTGGATGGCTGCCCCGGAAAGACATGGGGACCAGGTGAGAAAAGGGTTAACAAGCTTGTATTTATCGGAAGAAACTTGGATGAAACTGCCCTAAGGAAAGGATTCAAGGGCTGTTTAGTGTCAGAATCTGAATAG
- the LOC113781036 gene encoding myb family transcription factor PHL11-like, translating to MERMYGGVGGGGVGGNCYPFERNGGGGGGGGLGGVVMTRDPKPRLRWTADLHERFVDAVTKLGGPDKATPKSVLRVMGLKGLTLYHLKSHLQKYRLGQQAKKQIPAEQSKENSGDTFGQYSSHASGSISSRVNTEKREIQISEALKCQIEVQKRLQDQLEVQKKLQMRIEAQGKYLQAILDKAQKSLSLDVNNPGNLEATKAQLSEFNLALSSFIENVNAEERNAEIMDKRMLNDMNRKMSEQNYLGLNHGETNDVKLRLEGASINFDLNTRSSYDFIGTS from the exons ATGGAGAGAATGTATGGTGGAGTAGGTGGTGGTGGAGTTGGAGGGAATTGCTATCCTTTTGAAAGGaatggaggtggtggtggtggtggcggcCTTGGTGGGGTGGTGATGACTAGAGATCCAAAGCCAAGGCTGAGATGGACTGCTGATCTTCATGAACGTTTTGTTGATGCTGTTACAAAGCTTGGTGGCCCTGATA AAGCAACTCCCAAGTCAGTTTTAAGGGTAATGGGCTTAAAGGGATTGACATTGTACCATCTCAAGAGTCATTTACAG AAGTACAGGCTTGGACAGCAGGCCAAGAAGCAGATTCCAGCTGAACAAAGCAAAGAGAACAGCG GCGATACTTTTGGACAATACAGCTCTCATGCTTCAGGCTCCATTTCCTCAAGAGTGAACACAGAAAAAAG GGAAATCCAAATCTCAGAGGCACTAAAATGTCAGATTGAAGTGCAGAAAAGATTACAAGACCAGCTTGAG GTGCAAAAGAAATTACAGATGAGAATAGAGGCCCAAGGGAAGTACCTACAGGCAATTCTAGACAAAGCTCAAAAGAGCCTTTCGCTCGACGTTAATAATCCCGGCAATCTAGAAGCAACAAAAGCTCAACTCTCTGAATTCAATCTGGCCCTGTCAAGCTTCATTGAGAATGTAAATGCAGAAGAAAGAAATGCCGAGATTATGGATAAACGCATGCTAAACGACATGAACAGAAAAATGTCTGAGCAGAATTACTTGGGGTTGAATCATGGAGAAACAAATGATGTCAAACTTAGGCTAGAAGGAGCTTCCATAAATTTTGACTTAAATACCAGAAGTAGCTATGACTTTATTGGCACCAGTTGA